A stretch of the Malus sylvestris chromosome 10, drMalSylv7.2, whole genome shotgun sequence genome encodes the following:
- the LOC126586724 gene encoding bifunctional aspartokinase/homoserine dehydrogenase 1, chloroplastic-like isoform X2 yields the protein MASLSSAISSNPTHTLFPNAMAQDAKPRKRCYSHCPTFLLPPHRSPICRFAAFSRRGFVSGLERKRTLKTRIFASLTDTPVNVSPEKVQLPKGDSWSVHKFGGTCVGSSERIKNVAKIILSDDSERKFVVVSAMSKVTDMMYDLIYKAQSRDEAYISALNVVLEKHKCTALDLLDGDDLSSFLAQLHHDISNLKAMLRAIYIAGHATESFTEFVVGHGELWSAQMLSCVIRKNGVDCNWMDTREVLIVNPTSSNQVDPDFKASEDRLEKWYSKNPSKTIVATGFIASTPQNIPTTLKRDGSDFSAAIMGALFEARQVTIWTDVDGVYSADPRKVSEAVILKTLSYQEAWEMSYFGANVLHPRTIIPVMRYDIPIIIRNVFNLAAPGTKICRSTEDETAQGLESFVKGFATIDNLALVNVEGTGMAGVPGTASAIFSAVKDVGANVIMISQASSEHSVCFAVPEKEVNAVSELLQSRFREALNVGRLSQVQVIPNCSILATVGQKMASTPGVSATLFNALAKANINVRAIAQGCSEYNITVVVKREDCIRALRAVHSRFYLSRTTIAMGIIGPGLIGATLLDQLRDQTATLKEEFNIDLRVMGITGSQTMLLSEAGVDLSRWRELQKEKGVVADMEKFVQHIHGNHFIPNTVLVDCTADSSIASHYYDWLRKGIHVVTPNKKANSGPLDQYLKLRALQRQSYTHYFYEATVGAGLPIINTLQGLLETGDKILRIEGIFSGTLSYIFNNFTGGRTFSEVVAEAKQAGYTEPDPRDDLSGTDVCRKVIILARESGLKLELSDIPVESLVPEPLKDSASAEEFMQKLPQFDQEMSKKRQIAEDAGGVLRYVGVVDMVNQKGEVKLQKYKNDHPFAQLSGADNIIAFTTTRYKDQPLIVRGPGAGAEVTAGGVFSDLLRLASYLGAPS from the exons ATGGCGTCCCTCTCTTCGGCGATCTCCAGTAATCCCACCCACACGCTCTTCCCCAACGCAATGGCTCAAGACGCCAAGCCCAGGAAGCGCTGCTACTCTCATTGCCCTAcatttcttctccctcctcaCCGCTCTCCCATTTGCAG GTTTGCTGCCTTTAGCAGAAGGGGTTTTGTTTCGGGGCTGGAAAGGAAAAGGACACTGAAAACCCGTATCTTTGCATCACTCACAG ATACTCCAGTAAATGTATCCCCTGAAAAAGTTCAGCTTCCGAAAGGTGACAGCTGGTCTGTTCATAAATTTGGCGGTACTTGTGTGGGGAGTTCAGAAAGAATTAAGAATGTTGCAAAAATAATTCTTAGTGATGATTCAGAGAGGAAATTTGTAGTTGTCTCTGCAATGTCCAAGGTAACAGATATGATGTATGATCTTATCTACAAGGCTCAATCACGAGATGAGGCCTACATATCTGCATTAAATGTGGTTTTAGAAAAGCACAAATGTACAGCTCTTGATCTACTTGATGGAGATGATCTTAGTAGTTTCTTAGCACAATTGCATCACGACATCAGTAACCTGAAAGCAATGCTTCGTGCTATATACATTG CTGGTCATGCGACAGAATCATTCACAGAATTTGTTGTAGGACATGGAGAGTTATGGTCTGCGCAGATGCTGTCATGTGTTATTAGAAAG AATGGGGTAGATTGCAATTGGATGGATACAAGGGAAGTCCTTATTGTGAATCCTACAAGTTCTAATCAAGTTGATCCTGATTTCAAGGCATCTGAAGATAGACTTGAGAAATGGTATTCCAAAAATCCATCAAAAACAATTGTAGCTACTGGCTTTATTGCTAGCACACCTCAAAATATTCCTACTACTTTGAAGAGAGATGGAAGTGACTTCTCTGCAGCTATCATGGGTGCTCTATTCGAGGCTCGTCAAGTCACAATTTGGACAGATGTTGATGGAGTCTATAGTGCAGATCCCAGAAAAG TCAGTGAGGCAGTGATTCTGAAGACTTTGTCTTATCAAGAAGCCTGGGAAATG TCTTATTTTGGGGCAAATGTTCTGCATCCACGCACTATCATCCCAGTGATGAGATATGACATTCCAATTATAATAAGGAACGTTTTCAACCTTGCTGCACCTGGAACAAAAATTTGTCGCTCTACTGAGGATGAAACTGCCCAGGGTTTGGAGTCGTTTGTCAAAGGGTTTGCCACAATAGACAACCTGGCTCTTGTCAATGTGGAAGG AACTGGAATGGCTGGTGTTCCTGGTACAGCCAGTGCTATCTTTAGTGCCGTAAAAGATGTTGGGGCTAATGTTATTATGATATCTCAG GCTAGTAGTGAGCACTCTGTGTGCTTTGCTGTCCCTGAGAAGGAAGTGAATGCTGTTTCTGAGTTACTGCAGTCTAGATTTCGTGAGGCTTTGAATGTTGGGCGTCTTTCTCAG GTTCAAGTCATTCCAAACTGTAGTATTTTGGCAACGGTTGGCCAAAAAATGGCCAGTACTCCAGGAGTTAGTGCAACTCTTTTCAATGCACTGGCAAAG GCAAACATTAATGTGCGTGCCATTGCTCAAGGTTGTTCTGAGTACAATATTACTGTAGTTGTAAAGCGGGAGGATTGTATTAGGGCTCTGAGAGCTGTCCATTCTAGATTCTATCTTTCAAGAACCACAATAGCAATGGGCATCATCGGACCTGGTCTGATTGGTGCCACATTACTAGATCAATTAAGGGATCAG ACAGCTACCCTCAAGGAAGAGTTTAACATTGATTTGCGTGTTATGGGAATCACTGGCTCACAGACAATGCTTTTGAGTGAGGC GGGTGTTGACTTATCTAGATGGAGAGAACTCCAAAAAGAGAAAGGAGTAGTAGCAGATATGGAAAAGTTTGTGCAGCATATACATGGGAATCATTTTATTCCAAATACTGTTTTGGTTGACTGCACAGCTGACTCTAGTATTGCAAGCCATTACTATGACTGGTTGCGGAAAGGAATTCACGTAGTCACTCCCAACAAAAAGGCAAACTCAGGGCCACTTGATCAA TATTTGAAATTACGAGCTCTTCAACGGCAATCATATACACATTACTTCTATGAAGCTACCGTTGGAGCTGGTCTGCCAATTATTAATACATTACAAGGTCTCCTGGAAACTGGAGACAAAATATTGCGCATTGAAGGCATCTTCAG TGGTACTTTGAGTTATATCTTCAACAATTTCACTGGTGGACGCACTTTTAGTGAGGTGGTGGCTGAAGCAAAGCAGGCAGGTTATACTGAGCCGGATCCAAGAGATGATCTTTCTGGAACAGATGTTTGTAGAAAG GTCATAATTCTTGCTAGGGAATCTGGTCTTAAGCTGGAACTCTCTGACATCCCTGTTGAAAGCCTTGTGCCGGAACCCTTGAAG GATAGTGCATCAGCCGAGGAATTCATGCAAAAACTTCCTCAATTCGATCAAGAGATGAGTAAGAAAAGACAAATTGCTGAGGATGCGGGAGGA GTCTTGAGATACGTTGGAGTGGTTGACATGGTCAATCAGAAAGGGGAAGTGAAGCTGCAGAAGTACAAGAACGATCATCCTTTCGCTCAACTGTCTGGGGCAGATAATATAATTGCGTTCACAACAACTAGATACAAAGATCAGCCCCTAATAGTTCGTGGGCCTGGTGCTGGTGCTGAAGTCACTGCTGGCGGTGTCTTCAGTGACCTGTTGCGGCTTGCTTCATACCTTGGTGCACCGTCGTAG